The genomic window CTCCTGCCCACAACGTGCGCAACAGGGGCGGCCTGTACATGCATCTGCAGCGTGTCCAAAGCGGTTGCACTTAAAGCAACGAAGAGGGTTGGGTATGTAAGGCCTAACGTCGGTTGTTAGGTACCCCACCTTAAGCTTCTCAGGTAGCACCGGTGTGTCAAACGTAAGTATAACGTTCCTAGTGGTGATATATTCGTTGTTTCGTCTGATTTTTATCTTGCGGACGTCTATAACTTGTTGGTCGTTCAAGTTCACCAGAATATCTTCAGCTGGCACATCGATCAGTTCAGACAGGGAAATGACGCCTCGGCATGTATTCAGGGTCTTATGTAGAGACGCTGAGATCTTGTGCCCCATCATCTCTGTCGCGTTCAGAATTGTTTTGCTATACCTTTCGGATACACATTTGAGCAGTAAGTCGCCAGACCTCATGCGCTTGATTCTTGTCACATTTTTTGAAAGTGATGCAACCGCTTTTTCGATGAAAAAGGGCGAGATTTTACCTAAAGGAGTGGGCTCAGGGCCAACACTAGTCAAGACAATGAACTTTGGTGTGTTGTTTGGCGTGTTCAATAGCACAGTTTGTAAGCCATCGGTGCGAGGGCGCTTACCGCCCCCGATCAAAGATTTAGAAGAAGATTTTTTACCCATGCGGTATTTAGAGCTGGACTATCCAAACTGTCTCCCACACTTCACGtccatacatgtgggaaggtcccggagttacTGAAAACCCTTCGGCCGGGGTTTGACCAAAACCTCGACAGCTTCCGTTCATGGTTTCTCTCCCTTCACCTTTCATCTCCTCGGCACGGTaggtaacaccttgggactgggggctggggtccgtgttggcgccactcaccaaacaccagccgaagccggtgccccctgcgggggcgAATGAGTGGTCGGTTGTTGAGCATCCCATTCGAAACCAACACTGAAATTCCGACAAGCAGTTATTCTCCTCCAGATAGTGCACAAGACGGTTGTTAACAATTAGTTCAAATGTCTTTCCAATGCAGCTCGTGAGCGCGATCGGCCTGTAACTACTTGGCGTTGAGGAATCCTTTCCAGGTTTCAGGATTGGGATGATGGTAGCAGTCTTCCAAGCAGATGGCATTGTGCTCCTGGACCAAACTTTGTTAAAGAACTCGAGTAGAGAAATTTTAGACTGTTCTGATGAGTGTTGTAGCATTGGGTAGGTGACCCTGTCTGGTCCTGGGGATGTGACGTTTCGAAATGATAAAGATCTGACAAGCTCCACCATTGTAAAGGGCTGGTTATGCAAAAGCTCTTCACCACCATTCATTGGAATTACTCGGTTTTCTGCGTTGGATTTTATTGTTCTGAATTCCGTGGAATAATGTGATGAGCTTGAGACATTTTCAAAGTGTTCTCCGAGAGCATGCATTGGCCTGTTCTTCTAGGCTGTTGTTTGATTGGCCATTAATACGTAAAAGAGGGATGCAGTAACCGATATGCTGTCCCTTGATCTTTCGGATCCTATCCCAAACAATTTTGGATGGGGTATGACTGGCTAATGATGACACCAAACCGCGCAGAGATGTCCGCTTTGCTTGTTTGcgtgtccaccttgctttgGCCCTCGCTTTTTTAAAAGCAGGAGGTTATTTGCGGTTGGATATCTTCGGAATACCCCCCAAGCACGGTTTTGAAGTTTGCGCGTCTCCTCACATTCggccgtccaccaaggctttgtgCGCTTGGGCAGGCGGCCAGAAGACTGTGGAATGCTTTCAGTTGCTGCTTGTATGATAACATTTGTGATGAGGTCGTTAGCATTCTCAATTGCTACATGATTCAATGGGATCAAACTGAGTTCGCACTTCTCACTAAAACAACTCCAGTCAGCGTCCTAGAGTCTCCATCTCGGAGGACGTGTTGTGAGTGTATTAGCTACTGGAAAATATTTCAAGATcactgggaagtggtcgctTCCAAAGGGGTTTGCCTCAACTGTCCATTCTACATCCTGGAAAAGTGATGGGCTGCAGAAGGACAGGTCTAAAGCAATGAAAGTCTGAGTTGGAGTATGTAAATAATTTGGTGATCCTGTGTTTAAGAGGCAAATCATAGATGATGAGAGGACTGCTTCCAGCATCTGTCCCCTGCAGTCAACCCTCATGCTGCCCCAAAGAGGattatgggcattaaaatcaCCCAAAAGGAGAAAAGGCTGTAGCAACTGACTATATAAACTTTCTATATCTATTTGTGTGACAGTTGCTGCTGGTGGCAAGTAAACTGAGCATACTGTCACAACTTTATCAAGACAGATCTGCACAGCCACAGCCTCCAACTCTGTCACTAATTGTACTTGCTTAGTTGGAAAAGATCCTCGTGTGACGATCGCTACGCCGCCAGATGCACGTGCTGCGTCTGTTCGACCTTTTCTGAAGACGTTATGTCTGCGAAGTGGATTCAAAGTGTTCGTGTTTAGATAAGTTTCCTGCACAGAAACATGCCGCATTGTATCGGTCGAAAAGATCATTGACGTCATCCAGATTTCACAGCATTCCACGGCAGTTCCATTGAATGAAACTTCCCAtcataataaatgaaataaatatgGGGAGCGCAGTACAAAGAACGATAGAGACATTAAAAACTCTACTGTGCAGCTTGGGAACCGAGAATTGCATTTTGGGGGCTTGGACTCTCcgcagttgttgtttctgctGTTCATTTACTTTCGCGCCCCTGCCTCTACCAGTTGTCCTCTCACGTTTCTCTTTCGCTTGGGAGCAAGTGCTTGGAAGACTCGATGACGACATCTGCCATGCGCGGTCGTCATCATCAACCTCCATGTTTAGTGTGCTTGTCTGGGAGGGATCCTTGGTAACcccatcccaaactgaaagGAAGCCACCAGCCTCTGAAGAGGTTGTGGCTGCATTATGAGGGCTGGCTTTTAGGCCAACCGAAGCAACCAGAGAGGACACTTGTGTGTCTCTCTGTTCtggttggggagtgtggagtggaggcccaggagtctgggtctccacggatactctgagtggtgccactcccctacgcaccacctcagaaaacattcctttcttttgaaaGTCCAGCTGTGCTTTCGCTGCCTTATGTGTCAGTTTTTGTTCGGTCCTGATTCTGAGTAtatctttttcgtttttccagCGTGGACATGACCTCGAGTATGTTGGATGGCCGCCTTGACAATTTACACAGTGAAATCCTTTGCTACATGACTCCGGTGGGTGGTCATTACCGGCACACTTTGGGCAAAACGTTGGGCTGTGGCCGAAACGTTGGCATTTAAAGCATCGTCTGGGGTTTGGAATGAATGGTCATACATGACAGTTAATGTAGCCAGCCTTGATCTCTGACGGGAGTGTGTGGAACTGAAAGGAGAGTATTGCGTGCTTTGTTTGGATTTCCTTACCCTCCCTTCTCTTCACAATGCGCTTTGCACATACGACCCCTTGATCCTTCAATCCTTCCTCGATCTCTGCTTCAGAACAAGAAAGGAGTTCATCCTCGGAGATCACGCCTTTCACTATGTTTAAGGTGCGGTGTGTTGTGACCGTAACTTTGATGTCACCAACCTGTTTCACTGCTTGGAGTGcggtactctgttgttttgtgtgGACTTCAACCTGAAGATCCCCAGTGTTTAGCTTTTTAGCATTGTAAGACTTGCCTAGAAGTTTCTCAAGTTCCTTTGCTactagatgatgatgatacttTCGCAAGGGATTTGGATTCATTGTCAGATTTTATCACAagtactttggggaaccagggttcCGGGTTTAAACCTACGACATCAAGTCTAACTCTATCGGTGCGACCCCTTTTCAAGGGTCGATCATGATTTTTTGTGCTGGCTGAATCCATAAAGCTATGTATGTAATTCAGTGCAGTGGGGtgccgcccaccaccgagcccaaccaggggaacgTACGGTCTACACGTTAACACTTcccctgcactataccctagtgcagcttctggagagtgaaagactgcccaaggttgacccttgccacCAAAGagggtgaaaagaggaaaaggagagaaggaaggagaccaaggaagaggaagtaatgaaaagggagatggcgactagctgaataatcctggccgggccttccaggaccacccgtctatgggaagcaggggccaaagcggtgtattgctttcccggaggggccccgaagggtccgaaacaacctccgggtccactcaaccgccaggatccccttttccatagacacgggaaagccacgcacagctatacgtgggggtctccctccagcggcgacccaaccgttggtgcaggagggggctactgcggctgctgccgggcgatgggggtgccaagttcccgacgccggggctGTCGTTTTGACTGGGAGCTCGCGCTCGTGAATGAGCTTTGCGAGCTTGTGTCGTCATCGCACTCCATAGAAGTCGTTTCTATGGGTGGCGATGACAGGAGTGGCGTCGATGACGGTGACGCCACGGAAGTTTTGTTGGTTGGAGGTGGGTGGTTACCTCCTTTGTCTTCACTTGTGTTTAAGTCTGTCTGTGTGCACTGTGTGATcaattttgctttttgtttgacTGCTGCTGTAAATGACTTCTCAAAAAAGATGGGCGatactttttttctggcttct from Ornithodoros turicata isolate Travis unplaced genomic scaffold, ASM3712646v1 Chromosome15, whole genome shotgun sequence includes these protein-coding regions:
- the LOC135372457 gene encoding uncharacterized protein LOC135372457, which translates into the protein MPSAWKTATIIPILKPGKDSSTPSSYRPIALTSCIGKTFELIVNNRLVHYLEENNCLSEFQCWFRMGCSTTDHSFAPAGGTGFGWCLVSGANTDPSPQSQGVTYRAEEMKGEGRETMNGSCRGFGQTPAEGFSVTPGPSHMYGREVWETVWIVQL